ACCCCAGGCAGAAGCCCCAAAAGGTCAGCCACTTGAAAGCCGGTAAAACCATCTCCAGGAATGGAGCCATGTGTAAGCTCGGCGGCATGATCAATCCGTAGGTGACGCACAGGACGAAACTGATGGAGGTAAAGATTCCCAGCGACCAGCTCACGAGTTTGATATTCAGCATTGCTCTTACTCCTTTCCACTTCGTTGACGATCACCTCCACCATGACCGCCATGACCGAACATGTGCATCGCGATAAAGGCGATGAGGATCAATACCCAGAACCAGTTTGCCGTAAACCATGCCATGACTTTTCTCCTTCCGGTTTGTCGTCGCGCCAGAGACCGATG
This window of the Deltaproteobacteria bacterium genome carries:
- a CDS encoding DUF2933 domain-containing protein; protein product: MLIAFIAMHMFGHGGHGGGDRQRSGKE
- a CDS encoding DUF5676 family membrane protein, whose translation is MLNIKLVSWSLGIFTSISFVLCVTYGLIMPPSLHMAPFLEMVLPAFKWLTFWGFCLGLIESFLYGVYAGLVFVPIYNFLARRWGVPATQ